The sequence below is a genomic window from Glycine max cultivar Williams 82 chromosome 20, Glycine_max_v4.0, whole genome shotgun sequence.
TCATCTGCAGGTCAAGCTCTGTACAGACTTAAAATTGAAGTTTCCCCGGGGGATACACAAAGTTTCCTTTCATCACatgtattttcatttaaaagtgTATCAGCAAGCAGTCCCCTAAAAGAATCATTGGTGCATGAAAGCCATGTATTAGGCAGTAACAGGCCCCATGTTGATTTCCCCGAGAGCTCAGGAAGGGGAGAAAGCTACTCTCAGGTTTAGCCCTTGGAACTTGTTACTAATCACAAGTATTATTTAGCACAAATTTGCATTCATTTCAGGCAATGGCATTGGAATTCGTGACCCATCCTGTGCTTTCCAATAACATACATGAACAATATGAATCAGCAAATGAGAGagatttttttagttgttaaGGTTGGGATGAAACATAAAGCacataattaagaaatttttctttAGTTTGAGGCTAAGGTCACAGAATCAAGAAGCATATAATCCTTTTCAATTGTTAGCTATTTTGCTCAAGGCTTTCTTCCTTTAACTGTTGCATATCTTGTTACCATTTATTTAATCATTCTTAAAATACATATTCATGTTGTTTTATATTTGGTATTGCTTGCATGTTGATGTGCTTAAACTGAATGAGAAGTATCTTTGTGTAAATAGGTGCAGCCTGTGAGAGATCAGTCTGGCAAAGTTTCAGCTGCAGAACTGGTGCAGGCTGTCAATGAAATACTCTCTGCTGCTGGGATCAAAATGGACGTGGAAAAGCAGGCTCTATTTCAAAGAACAATAAATTTGCAAGAAAATCTGAAAGAGTCTCAGGCAGCTCTTGTGTTGGAACAGGttggtgattttaatttttagtactATGGTTTCTTAGCATTGTGTAATACTGTTATGAATAGGGGAGTACGGACACATGTTACTCTTTAGGTATTGGCTCTTCCGTTGTCTTGTAATCTGTTATCTGTATggatgtttcaactttcaattccATGCGTTAAATCAATTGATATTCCTGGAATAATTGAAGTTTTACACCGCTCTTCTGTTTCTGTTTTCTACCCTGTAAATCAAagtgttaatatttttctttctgaatAGGAATTTTGCATGTGGGCATTCTAATTTCCCAATCATTTGAAAACCTGTTTATAGTTTGTTTGAGCATGCATATACAAGCCCGTTGTTAGTTACCACACATCAAACATGGAAAATTTGAAGTTTTGGTCTGCATTTCAAATTCAGAGTTTCAGATATCTTAAAAATAGGTTTCTAATTGGCAATTTGGATATCCACTAGCCAAATTGCATAAGTTTGGTATTGCATATCAGTTGTTTAAGGCTTTAGGGATAGTTTTAAAGTGTAGAAACGAGTAATGATTGAAGTAGCTTCCTTGATGCTTTGTAATGCATATATCTGGTAGAGTTAATCTTTATGATAAGTTTGGAATGACATCATCATTATACATTGTACAGGAAAGGGTTGAAAAGGCAACAAAAGAGGCTGATACAGCAAAAGCAGCATGGGTTTGTCGGGTTTGTCTGAGTTCAGAGGTTGATATAACTATAGTTCCTTGTGGTCATGTATTGTGTCGTAGATGTTCTTCTGCAGTGTCAAGGTGTCCCTTTTGTCGGCTTCAGGTTACAAAAGCTATCAGAATTTTTCGTCCGTAATATCTCCAATGCTTTTGTGATCATTTTATTTGGACATTGTCAGAGTTCCATTCGCCAATATAGGCTAACTGAAGTTGGCTAAGATTAATCGGGTTACATTGGACTCTGACGTGAATATTATGTTTTTGTGATTGAGCCCCAAAAATGGGTActgttgaatttttttgtaaataggCCTCAATGAAAAAAAGGTTTGGTAAATTAGCCTGTACCTTAACGTAgtttcacattatttttttttttgagaaaaagggTAATGCAGacagtattttaaaataaatttaagccaATGTGGTTAAACgattaaatattattagatGTCAGTGTAAAGAAAAACAGGACAAAACTAAGTCTTTTCAAATAATCATAAAAggattttatattacttgtacacctattttctaataaataaaaaagaaaaaagaaaataaaaatccatCAACAATAATTTCTCAAAATGGGTATTAGTGTAGTATTACCTTAAAAGAAGGAAGGAAACGGCTTTTGGAAGTGCCTGTGTTGCTGGAATAAAAGCAAGTGAAAATGACTTATAAAATAGCTATAGTCTATAGCCAAAATCATCAGGCATCAAATGCATCCAGTGAATTCAACTGCAGGTGCGCCAAACATGACTCACTTTGATTTTCAAAGTTGTCTTTGCTCTCACAACTTTAGAAACATGGATAATGACTGAGAGTTCTCTTTGAATATTAGTTCAAAGAACAACCACATGTGTGATTCTCTTTGACTTTTAAAGGGGTTCTTTGCTCTCACAGTCCTTAGAAATATGACTAATAATAATTGAGACTCTTTGAATTAATCATTCAAAATGATCTCCCACAtttctgattcttttttatttttataaggttGCACAGTTATAACTATTGCAATCGCTGATTCTTCATACCGCTTTTTAACTATCTCCGCAAGACATCTAAGAAGTAATTAAGAAATAAGTAAAGCCTCCGTTTTTACTGCCTCAAACTGGTAATAATTTCTAAATTGAACTTCAAACAAATTAAGCAAGTTAGACATATGTATGTATTGCATTTTATCTACGTACTGGTTCTCGGTGGCTCTTGTGGACGCCATACTCATCATCTTCAGTCGTCGTCTTCTATTATCTACATATATAGACggcatttgattaaaattaacacATAATAACAAGTTAGAACATATCACTTATTAACAAAAGAGCACTTAGCTTACTGGACTCTATCTTAATTTATTGAACATGGTATTGGTAAATTGAGGACTTTCCTAACACTGTTATTAAATGCATATACTTTGGACCATTAaagttcaaattaattataattttataggaCGTAACAGCTATTAGTCAAATTAATTTGTGGTTTTTCTATTGTATATCTGTATGTGTCATTATGATTTATTATCTCCATTTCTATatgaaatacatttttaaaatttatttatctttttttataagatactttaattttcaaattaccctgtgaattttttatacttaaatatctttaattattttacaataaatactgTTAATTATAAAGCAATAAGATTTTAAGATTGAATAATAGGACTAATGCacatttgttaattaattaattaattaattaattaattaattaggtggagagtaattaagtaaaaagagtaagattttatttaaaggAGTAAAAAGAGTAAGATGATGAGTcttaataataactttaaagaagatttaaaaataatataaattattaataaatttaatgatattatttgttAACTAAATTTTTAGGGACGCAAACGTTGAACAATTTTCTGGACTAATTAAGTGTCCAAGATATATAACGTTTCTTTACATCGATAAATAGAATATTAATTGATAGCTAGCAAGAAATTTCAAGTTTTAACTTTACTTGACATAAGGCATGCATGCCCTTCATTTTAAGGCACCACTTTTTCCAGTGGTTAGTTCACTAATGTTGAAAAAACTCTtcaacaaagaaagaaattcaaaactttaaatatattctaCTGCAAAAGGACAAGTTGTCAACTTTTCCAAAAACTTTAGTCAAAAACCtactcaaatataaaattcataaacacacaaaattaaCTACCTCATCAATGATGCCATTCCAACGCACATGTAGTCAATTATGCCAATGtcaaatatcattaaaaaattatactatctaGAGAGTCATTATTCCTAAGGATAATTTATATGCTGACGACTGAGTATTGACCTAAAGAgagacttaaaaaataaatttgagattatttattttaaatgagagAAGATTATGttagttattttattgattGAGTCATATACTTTGGTAGAGTCATATGTAAAACTATattgtatttgagaataattgatCTATCTAACAgcaaaaatttatgtttgatttatattatatgttaaaattttcAAGATCAATTATATGATCCTTTATTAAAATATCAAGAAAACATATTGTGGAATTCATATTgtgaaagtttagaaaaaaattattttactcattTCTTCAAACAAGAAATTTTCACTCTTTGTTATTCTTATTCTCTTTTAAAGAATTTGTctgttttctttatttgtttcaatcCTTGAACAATTCACTGATACTAAGAGAGAATTTGCGATTCTAagagaaaaaattgtttattcttACATAAGAATTATGGTAAgtaatttgaaatttgtttaatcgatctttctttatctattatttctattattttaattaatctaatatattattatactaacatcttttaaaaataaaaaataacaatctaatattttaaaataatttaataatcttTTCCCTTACTAAAAGAGATATTTAGATATTcttatctaaataattattgaattatttttagggTGTTACATCAATGATAATTACATATCATAGACAAGATTAATCTTTGATCCATTAGATTAAGAATCACCAATTATTTCTCActcatcaaaaaaaaaaaaacctcttttACTTTATATAAAGTAATGAGAGACACTTGTTTTATTAGTAGAATCCTTACCTTTGCACCGGTCTTGTGAATTGTGCCTATATAAACAGTACCGAAACCTCAAAGAAAGCACACATCATTAGAAGTGAATTTACAAAGAAATTCAAAAGCAAAGCAAGAATCATGAATTCCAATATTTGCAATTGGAAACAAAATCAGGTTCTTCCCACAGAGGAAGCAAAGGGGGATGACACTTACCTCTCAGCTTTGACACTATGCTTCAGCCGAATTTTCCCTGCAATCTTGAACGCTGCTGTTGATCTGAATTTGTTTGATATCATAGCCAAGGCAGAGAGTTCATCTTTGTCAGCCTCGGAAATTGCTTCTTTGCTGCTTCCAAATCCACACCCTCAATTGGCTAATAGGCTTGAACGCATATTGCCTGTGTTGGCAAGTTACTCTCTTCTCAATTGCTCCATTCGCACCAATGAAGATGGTGTGAGAGAGAGACTCTATGCTCTCTCACCAATTGGTCAATACTTTGCGTGTGACAACGATGGAGGCTCTTTGGGTCCTCTCTCAAGCTTATTTCATCGTGGATATTTTCACGTCTTGTAAGTAACCatgcatttatttcttttttttttcagagacaaatattaatttgttaaagtgttaatttttattaataaaagagattaaattcttatttttttcttttttaatcatcCTATACATTTTATATATCTCTACCATGCATTTCCTCTAAGAGTAATATTATTCtcttactaaaaaaattcaaattcatcgtgttttttttttacatttttctttatattactCCCTCGTATTGCTCATTATTGTAGAAagtatggtaaaaaaaaaattggaataacAATATTACTTATTACTTGTTACTTAAAGCTATTTACGTTAGATAAATTTCTTAACAAGTATTCACTATAGGGTAAAAAATCATaggaaataaagagaaaagatgaatcaaattgatataaaattaacttatatatatcttaatttatGAATAAGTTATATGAAACAacttataaaaagttaaaaggcacaagttaatgttaatttttggagagaaaaaattatttatttcacctttttaaattttttttgctaataGATTTTCCTTATCCAACCAAATTGTGACTCTTATTTCACGAAGGACAACATGTCTCATTGACTTTTTTTAGCAGCAATAATGTATGAACatattattactttaaatatctcattaatatttatcattttttttccaatcttGTCATATCACTCATCTACTTTTATCTCTACCTgctcttctattttattttagtttagttttgaGTGTCCACTAGCTAGAGTTTAGATTCCTACcaattattttctgttttcaatacATTAAATAGGAAGGATGTAAAGGATGCAATTATGGACCCTAACAACAACGACCATTTCCAAAATGTCCATGGAATGCCTCCTTATCAATATATGAAGACAGACGAAGAACTTAATAAACTATTTAACAAAGCGCTAGCTCAAACTGGTCCACCTGCAATGAAAATGCTCCTTAAACTATACAAAGGATTTGAACAAGTATCAACACTGGTTGATGTTGGAGGTGGAGTTGGTGAGACCTTAAAACAGATTATCTTTGACTACCCATcgatcaaaggaattaattttgatttgccTCAAGTGATTCAAGATGCACCACCCCATCCAGGTAACatagtattttaattaatgatggAGCAATTGAGTtccaaaaaattgaaatattaagtTTATTCGTTAAGGAATCTAACTCAATTGATTGAACaaagtatataaaatattataaattaatttcttgatattgtctttaattttcatgaataaaaaattcttaacatttttttttaatgaataggAATAGAACATGTTGAAGGAGATATGTTTGAAAGTGTTCCCAAGGGTGATGCCATTTTACTTAAGGTTAGTGAGCTATGccaaataatcaaatataaatttaa
It includes:
- the LOC100793053 gene encoding isoliquiritigenin 2'-O-methyltransferase-like, with product MNSNICNWKQNQVLPTEEAKGDDTYLSALTLCFSRIFPAILNAAVDLNLFDIIAKAESSSLSASEIASLLLPNPHPQLANRLERILPVLASYSLLNCSIRTNEDGVRERLYALSPIGQYFACDNDGGSLGPLSSLFHRGYFHVLKDVKDAIMDPNNNDHFQNVHGMPPYQYMKTDEELNKLFNKALAQTGPPAMKMLLKLYKGFEQVSTLVDVGGGVGETLKQIIFDYPSIKGINFDLPQVIQDAPPHPGIEHVEGDMFESVPKGDAILLKLVCHNWLDEDCVKFLRNCHKALPQHGKVIVIDYIIPEVPDSSKISMQTCVADSLMFLVTSGKERTEKEFESLCRNSGFSGFHVACRDSPSVLSVVEFYK